The Planococcus liqunii genome includes a region encoding these proteins:
- a CDS encoding YfhO family protein — protein sequence MKEKSPNLKFYFICLGLAFLAHGVFLYQWTRQHYMIGINDGGSQMLPFKHLLYNQYTNGEFFYSFDFGLGAGTFSELSYYFSTSIVFWASVVIVFALESLHAIGSPDVLFWANAAVWINVVRLSLVLFITARLFMYMKINRFPALLGASIYGISGMYFRHATYWEFFADAFLWLPILIFGIEKVFREQKPGWFLFAVSISLIDNFYFSYINFLLAGLYILARLVIRQKPNETGWLKAVAVFLVTGIIGFGISAVSFVPAVYAFLNNHRPDFEQEIPWVDLTDNILFTSRFIVLPAIFVLFLFCFSLYRYKTFRLFAVLGIAGTLLHFSPVAASVFNGFSAPQYRWEYFLSLVAGGTVAAGFQHIRTLTHRQFAAAGVLTAAVYMFAVWMDQTFDWNAQSTKLILLSLLLTLLLVFTVLQVKKKSAKAWLAGFLIASTLSFANIYQVEKILEDGRIEHVNKDLLTSSGYDTAEVRGLIETIHEREDGVSYRIDWMEGVRNNTPIVQDFRGLSAYSSILNKNLLYFYLYDLQIDMGRESVSRYATLGNRANLHSLLQGKYAIKEKGDPNIPYGFTEMMSSENYIVYENGNPLPFARAASVAYSEQQLESQPAIVREHAMLTGIVLEGEAASQTLPDVKNQTEAFDVLEAGATYRDSQLEVSADMGGIDLVRSGSSFMEGDLYVSFRLEHISPDKGFPLTVNGYETSRKANTSIYRTYVDDITVRIPAEDTVKIRMPKGAYQLTNLRIFEEPYTVLQEQSQKDTGLQALSIDGSRVKVSYDNSTDEKYLAVNIPFERGWKAAVNGQEAEVLKANYGFGAVPLTEGANDITFTYRPPFFYLTLGISLFSLLIGGLYVFWSSRKTRI from the coding sequence ATGAAAGAAAAATCCCCTAATCTCAAATTCTATTTCATTTGCCTTGGTTTGGCTTTTCTTGCCCACGGGGTCTTTTTGTATCAGTGGACCCGGCAGCATTATATGATCGGCATCAATGACGGCGGCTCTCAAATGCTGCCGTTTAAACATTTGCTTTACAATCAGTACACAAACGGCGAGTTTTTCTACTCATTCGACTTTGGGCTCGGCGCAGGAACTTTCAGCGAACTGTCCTACTACTTTTCCACGTCGATCGTGTTTTGGGCATCCGTCGTTATAGTGTTTGCCTTGGAGTCGCTCCATGCCATCGGTTCGCCTGATGTCTTGTTCTGGGCAAATGCCGCTGTCTGGATCAACGTGGTTCGGCTGAGCCTGGTGCTGTTCATCACTGCCCGTTTGTTTATGTATATGAAAATCAACCGCTTCCCTGCTCTGCTTGGCGCCAGCATCTACGGAATTTCCGGCATGTATTTCCGGCATGCCACCTATTGGGAATTTTTTGCGGATGCTTTTTTATGGCTGCCGATTCTGATTTTTGGTATTGAGAAAGTGTTCAGGGAGCAAAAGCCTGGCTGGTTTTTGTTCGCCGTCTCGATTTCCTTGATCGACAATTTCTATTTCTCTTATATCAATTTCCTGTTAGCCGGACTATACATACTTGCTCGCTTGGTAATTCGCCAGAAACCGAACGAAACCGGCTGGCTGAAAGCCGTCGCGGTGTTTCTGGTTACCGGGATCATCGGCTTCGGCATCAGTGCCGTGTCCTTTGTGCCGGCTGTTTATGCATTTTTGAACAACCACCGCCCGGATTTTGAACAGGAAATCCCGTGGGTTGATTTAACAGACAACATTTTGTTTACAAGCCGTTTCATTGTGCTGCCAGCTATTTTCGTGCTGTTTCTTTTTTGCTTTTCGCTGTACCGCTACAAAACGTTCCGGTTGTTTGCCGTTTTGGGCATAGCCGGAACGCTGCTTCATTTCAGCCCGGTTGCAGCAAGTGTCTTCAACGGGTTTTCAGCTCCTCAATACCGCTGGGAATATTTCCTGTCGCTGGTTGCCGGCGGCACAGTTGCGGCCGGTTTCCAGCACATCAGGACACTGACGCACCGCCAATTCGCTGCGGCAGGCGTTTTGACCGCGGCTGTCTATATGTTCGCCGTATGGATGGATCAGACATTTGATTGGAATGCCCAGTCTACCAAATTGATCTTGCTGAGCCTGCTGCTCACACTCCTTTTGGTATTTACGGTGCTGCAAGTTAAGAAGAAAAGCGCCAAAGCGTGGCTTGCAGGATTCCTGATTGCTTCCACCCTCAGTTTTGCCAACATCTATCAAGTGGAAAAAATACTGGAGGATGGCCGGATTGAACACGTCAATAAAGATCTGCTGACGAGTTCCGGATACGACACAGCGGAAGTGCGCGGCCTTATTGAAACCATCCATGAACGCGAAGACGGCGTTTCCTACCGCATCGACTGGATGGAAGGCGTTCGGAACAACACGCCGATCGTCCAGGACTTCCGGGGGTTAAGCGCCTATTCAAGCATCCTGAATAAAAACCTGTTGTATTTTTACTTGTATGATCTGCAAATCGATATGGGCCGCGAAAGCGTCAGCCGCTACGCTACGCTCGGCAACCGGGCTAATCTCCACAGCTTATTGCAGGGCAAGTATGCCATCAAAGAAAAAGGCGACCCGAATATTCCGTACGGTTTTACCGAAATGATGTCTTCCGAAAATTACATCGTCTATGAAAACGGCAATCCGCTGCCGTTTGCCCGTGCGGCTTCGGTTGCTTACTCTGAACAGCAGCTCGAAAGCCAGCCCGCCATTGTTCGGGAACATGCCATGTTGACTGGAATTGTCCTCGAGGGCGAGGCAGCTTCACAAACTCTGCCGGATGTGAAGAATCAAACTGAAGCTTTTGATGTCCTGGAAGCTGGAGCCACTTACCGCGACAGCCAATTGGAAGTTTCCGCAGATATGGGTGGAATCGACTTAGTCCGCAGCGGTTCATCTTTTATGGAAGGAGATTTATATGTTTCCTTCCGCTTGGAACATATCTCGCCGGATAAAGGCTTTCCACTAACTGTAAATGGCTACGAAACCAGCCGGAAAGCAAATACCTCGATTTACCGGACTTATGTCGATGATATCACCGTACGGATTCCGGCAGAAGACACCGTCAAAATCCGTATGCCAAAAGGCGCTTACCAACTTACAAACCTTCGGATCTTTGAAGAGCCTTACACCGTGCTGCAGGAGCAAAGCCAAAAAGATACCGGCTTACAGGCACTCTCTATTGATGGGAGCCGCGTAAAGGTTTCGTATGACAATTCTACTGATGAAAAGTACCTGGCAGTGAATATCCCATTTGAGCGTGGCTGGAAAGCGGCAGTGAATGGCCAGGAAGCAGAAGTGTTAAAAGCAAACTATGGCTTTGGGGCTGTCCCTCTTACAGAAGGAGCCAATGACATCACCTTTACTTATCGGCCGCCCTTTTTCTATCTGACCTTAGGCATCAGTCTGTTTTCTCTCCTAATCGGTGGCCTGTATGTTTTCTGGAGCAGCCGGAAAACTCGCATCTAA